A window from Verrucomicrobiota bacterium encodes these proteins:
- a CDS encoding UvrD-helicase domain-containing protein — MVGRIEQWGVYLKGGATQRGSTASWSLRYASAILMAVCVPGRLPNHASDAEKRIHELLRRHLATDCIVYYEANLRRRHPAFVVIDPGQGLLAIDVRGWLPENLIGGNHERITVKDRQGRIRSCEHPRQEMRTYLDDLQERCRQRLWAQHLLQPDDQFFFPLAALAVLSNLTRSQLAGSGWNALFSAPDVITGDELEAAFGNQASTGLGRFFHPSWPFPVMTEFQVKTLRAILHPELLISSLGGPVAVPSAARVVPPAETAVPGVPWLRLGPSTPEKAAVVDEIAVEVVSVPRPGMVESSEKGLLDFRVLDLEQELAVRDPGSGPRLMFGAAGSGKTIVLVSRARLLAQGAGRRVLIICFNVSLGSYLERALHGAGELITVRHFDKLARDYGVIRRTHPAEPQSELGRRLLARFRIVAPELRYDAVLIDEAQDFDPVWFRCARCLLHNPEHGDLLIAGDGNQGLYGRRRTRWSSLGFSVQGRTLYLRKSYRNAREIMGFAAPFARTEDWEDDGVSPVAVDHAQAARSSGVPPVVIRAKDRLDECAHAVDLIAGLLRGRFGTRQLSRPLRPADIGVLVPAVLQDLTETFAQFRRDLNAKAIPFIWLSNRADTAARTRVNEPGVKLLNIFHAKGLQFKAVVFLWADILPQAGWLNRAPEEQEALFYVALTRAEDYLAVVHSRESEFVARLHGHTAGTAGLAGTT, encoded by the coding sequence ATGGTAGGGCGGATAGAACAATGGGGGGTCTACCTTAAAGGTGGCGCCACGCAACGCGGCTCGACAGCCTCATGGTCGCTACGGTACGCTTCGGCCATCCTTATGGCGGTTTGTGTCCCTGGCCGGTTGCCAAACCACGCGAGTGACGCTGAAAAGCGCATCCATGAACTTTTGCGTCGCCATCTGGCCACCGATTGCATCGTTTACTACGAGGCAAATCTCAGGCGCCGGCACCCGGCTTTCGTCGTGATCGACCCCGGGCAGGGTCTGCTGGCGATCGACGTCCGAGGATGGCTCCCGGAAAACCTGATCGGCGGCAACCATGAGCGGATCACGGTGAAGGATCGCCAGGGACGAATTCGTTCCTGCGAACACCCGCGGCAGGAAATGCGGACTTACCTGGATGACCTCCAGGAGCGTTGCCGGCAACGTTTATGGGCGCAGCACCTCCTCCAACCCGACGACCAATTCTTTTTTCCTCTTGCTGCCTTGGCGGTGCTGTCAAACCTCACCCGTAGCCAGTTGGCTGGTTCAGGCTGGAACGCTCTCTTTTCCGCACCGGATGTGATTACCGGCGACGAATTGGAGGCGGCCTTCGGCAATCAGGCCTCAACCGGTTTGGGCCGGTTCTTCCACCCGAGCTGGCCGTTTCCGGTGATGACCGAATTTCAGGTAAAAACGCTTCGGGCAATCCTTCATCCGGAGTTGCTGATCTCGAGCCTGGGAGGTCCGGTGGCGGTCCCGTCCGCCGCCCGGGTGGTTCCTCCGGCGGAAACCGCTGTACCCGGCGTGCCATGGTTGCGGCTTGGACCGTCAACGCCGGAGAAGGCCGCGGTTGTCGATGAGATCGCCGTCGAAGTGGTCAGCGTCCCCCGGCCGGGAATGGTGGAATCCTCCGAAAAGGGTTTACTTGATTTCAGGGTGCTCGACCTGGAACAGGAACTCGCCGTTCGCGATCCGGGGTCCGGCCCCCGCCTGATGTTCGGGGCTGCCGGGTCGGGCAAAACGATCGTGCTGGTCTCGCGGGCGCGCCTCCTGGCTCAAGGAGCCGGCCGGCGCGTCCTGATAATCTGTTTCAACGTCTCGCTTGGCAGTTATCTCGAGCGTGCCCTGCACGGAGCAGGCGAGTTAATCACCGTCCGGCACTTCGATAAGCTCGCCCGTGACTACGGCGTGATTCGGCGAACCCACCCGGCGGAGCCGCAAAGCGAACTCGGCCGGCGGTTGCTGGCACGGTTCCGGATCGTCGCCCCTGAACTTCGTTATGACGCGGTATTGATCGACGAAGCCCAGGATTTTGATCCGGTCTGGTTTCGATGCGCGCGCTGCCTGCTGCACAATCCCGAGCACGGAGACCTTCTGATTGCGGGCGATGGCAACCAGGGCCTCTATGGCAGGCGGCGTACCCGTTGGAGCAGCCTCGGGTTTTCGGTTCAGGGCCGTACGCTCTACCTGCGCAAGAGTTATCGGAACGCCCGCGAGATCATGGGGTTCGCGGCGCCGTTTGCCCGGACGGAGGACTGGGAGGACGATGGGGTGAGCCCGGTCGCCGTTGACCATGCGCAAGCGGCGCGTTCAAGCGGGGTGCCGCCGGTGGTGATTCGGGCAAAGGATCGGCTCGATGAGTGCGCGCACGCCGTCGACTTGATCGCCGGTTTACTCCGGGGCAGATTCGGCACCCGGCAGCTTTCTCGTCCGCTTCGTCCGGCTGACATCGGGGTGCTGGTGCCGGCGGTGCTGCAGGATCTGACCGAAACCTTCGCCCAGTTCCGCCGTGACCTTAACGCCAAAGCCATCCCTTTTATCTGGCTGAGTAACCGGGCGGATACAGCCGCACGCACCCGGGTCAACGAGCCCGGCGTTAAGCTGCTCAACATTTTTCACGCGAAAGGATTGCAATTTAAAGCCGTGGTTTTTCTGTGGGCCGATATCCTGCCGCAGGCAGGTTGGCTTAACCGCGCACCCGAGGAACAGGAAGCCCTCTTTTATGTGGCCCTTACCCGGGCGGAAGATTACTTAGCGGTGGTGCATTCCCGAGAATCGGAGTTCGTGGCGCGGTTGCACGGTCACACGGCGGGCACAGCGGGTTTGGCGGGCACAACGTAA
- a CDS encoding host attachment protein, giving the protein MAHLLIVADRGNVKAYTVQKNPAHGRTAVLVDQLQFTEAHQRYQDQLTDQAGAFPKGDSAGQGNGIAERQTMETEKDARLFHRVGQAITEIVSRHQPLRWSVAIPAEINPHILQHVPSKLRESLRDNLKHDYVKTPASELLKRFGVE; this is encoded by the coding sequence TTGGCTCACCTTTTAATCGTGGCGGATCGCGGGAACGTGAAGGCGTATACGGTTCAGAAAAACCCGGCCCATGGTAGGACGGCAGTACTTGTTGACCAGCTTCAGTTCACGGAGGCGCATCAGCGTTACCAGGATCAATTGACTGATCAGGCGGGTGCTTTTCCGAAGGGTGACAGCGCTGGCCAGGGAAATGGGATCGCTGAGCGCCAGACGATGGAAACCGAAAAAGACGCGCGCCTTTTTCATCGGGTCGGCCAAGCCATCACCGAGATCGTGTCACGCCACCAACCGCTCCGATGGTCGGTGGCAATCCCGGCCGAGATCAACCCGCACATCCTTCAGCACGTCCCTTCGAAACTGCGGGAATCGCTCAGAGATAACCTGAAACACGACTACGTGAAAACTCCGGCCAGCGAACTCCTGAAACGCTTCGGGGTTGAATGA
- a CDS encoding ABC transporter permease yields the protein MAVDGNWSIRRIPTRQIDQVMSELDHQGPVASLAFRTNGLESWDSSLLLLISRVEEWCRQHQVRLVEDSLPAGIRDLEALANEVPERKTGRARAERRTLLVFLGEWVLGLAGGAVATLTFIGEIILSFGRILRRQAAFDWRLFWLTMQECSAQALPIVSLISFLTGLILAFVGAIQLRQFGAGIYVANLVGLGITQEMGALMTGIIMAGRTGAAFAAQIGSMKVSEEIDALVTLAISPTDFLVSPRVLALCIMMPLLTLYADLIGMAGGALVAMSFLGVSLQQYWNQTLGAVHLTDVMIGLVKSSVFGVIVAMAGCQRGIACGRDAAAVGDAATSAVVLSITWIVAGDAVLDVIQQTLNIR from the coding sequence ATGGCGGTCGACGGGAATTGGAGCATCCGGCGCATTCCGACCCGGCAAATCGACCAGGTTATGTCGGAGTTAGATCACCAGGGACCGGTGGCCAGTCTGGCATTCCGGACGAATGGATTGGAAAGCTGGGACAGCAGCCTCCTCCTTTTGATCTCGCGGGTTGAGGAATGGTGCCGCCAGCACCAGGTCCGTCTGGTGGAGGATTCGTTGCCTGCAGGGATTCGGGACCTGGAGGCGCTTGCCAATGAGGTCCCGGAAAGAAAGACCGGCCGCGCCCGGGCCGAACGCAGGACCCTGTTGGTGTTTCTGGGCGAATGGGTGCTGGGGCTCGCCGGCGGGGCGGTCGCCACCCTCACCTTCATTGGCGAAATCATTCTGAGCTTTGGCCGCATCCTGAGACGGCAAGCGGCATTCGACTGGCGGCTGTTCTGGCTGACGATGCAGGAGTGCAGCGCCCAGGCGTTGCCGATCGTCAGTCTGATCAGTTTTCTGACCGGGTTGATTCTCGCCTTTGTCGGCGCCATCCAGTTGAGGCAGTTCGGGGCGGGCATTTACGTAGCCAACCTGGTGGGGCTGGGTATAACGCAGGAAATGGGCGCGCTCATGACCGGGATCATCATGGCCGGGCGAACCGGAGCCGCTTTTGCCGCGCAGATTGGAAGCATGAAGGTTTCGGAAGAGATCGACGCGCTCGTCACCCTCGCCATTTCGCCGACGGATTTTCTGGTGAGCCCGCGGGTGCTGGCGCTTTGCATCATGATGCCGCTGCTGACGCTCTATGCCGACCTGATAGGGATGGCCGGCGGGGCGCTGGTCGCGATGAGTTTTCTGGGCGTCAGCCTGCAGCAATACTGGAATCAGACCCTCGGGGCAGTCCATCTCACCGATGTCATGATCGGCCTGGTGAAAAGTTCGGTTTTCGGGGTGATCGTGGCCATGGCGGGATGCCAGCGCGGAATCGCGTGCGGCCGGGATGCCGCCGCCGTCGGCGATGCCGCCACCTCGGCCGTGGTGTTGTCTATCACGTGGATTGTGGCCGGCGACGCGGTGCTCGATGTCATCCAACAAACCCTGAATATAAGATAA
- a CDS encoding aldo/keto reductase, with the protein MATSQERRKLGALTTSPLGLGCMGMSAFYGERDEEQSVATLKRALELGVDFFDTADVYGMGHNEELVGRVLKPIRGQVIIATKYANTWNEKGERTGISNDPRYIKQACDRSLQRLGINVIDLYYMHRRDPQVPVAESVGAMKELVEAGKVRFLGLSEVSVQTLREAHAIHPIAAVQTEYSLFTRDVETEILPACRELGVGFVPYSPLGRGILTSGLRDLNQLSPHDWRRNSPRFQPENFSRNVEIIKQLDAVAQEKGCTTTQLALAWVLAAGDDVVPIPGTKKVKYLEENVGALKVHLTPEECRRLRELVPPGAVAGERYAEEGMAAVNR; encoded by the coding sequence ATGGCCACCTCGCAAGAACGCCGCAAGCTCGGTGCATTGACAACCTCCCCGCTCGGACTCGGCTGTATGGGCATGTCCGCCTTTTACGGTGAACGGGATGAAGAGCAATCGGTCGCGACCCTGAAGCGGGCGCTCGAACTGGGGGTCGACTTTTTCGATACCGCTGATGTGTATGGCATGGGCCATAACGAAGAACTCGTCGGCCGCGTTCTTAAGCCTATCCGGGGCCAGGTCATCATCGCCACTAAATATGCTAATACCTGGAACGAAAAGGGCGAGCGGACCGGGATCAGTAACGATCCCCGCTACATCAAACAGGCTTGTGACCGCAGCCTGCAACGCCTCGGCATTAACGTGATTGACCTCTACTACATGCACCGGCGTGATCCCCAGGTGCCCGTGGCCGAATCCGTCGGGGCCATGAAGGAATTGGTGGAGGCCGGCAAAGTCCGGTTTCTGGGACTCTCGGAGGTTTCCGTCCAAACCTTGCGTGAGGCGCACGCGATTCATCCGATTGCCGCCGTCCAGACCGAGTATTCCTTGTTCACGCGTGATGTCGAAACCGAAATTCTGCCTGCCTGCCGTGAACTCGGGGTCGGGTTCGTTCCGTACAGCCCGCTCGGGCGCGGTATTCTTACCTCCGGCCTGCGGGACCTGAATCAGCTCAGCCCGCACGATTGGCGCCGTAACAGCCCGCGGTTCCAGCCGGAAAACTTTTCCAGGAACGTCGAGATCATCAAGCAGCTCGACGCGGTCGCGCAGGAAAAAGGCTGCACCACGACGCAATTGGCCCTGGCCTGGGTGTTGGCAGCCGGTGATGACGTCGTCCCGATCCCGGGCACCAAAAAGGTCAAATACCTTGAGGAGAACGTCGGCGCCCTGAAGGTCCATCTCACCCCGGAGGAGTGCCGGCGCCTGCGGGAACTTGTTCCTCCGGGCGCGGTTGCCGGTGAGCGGTACGCCGAGGAAGGAATGGCGGCAGTAAACCGGTGA
- a CDS encoding cytoplasmic protein: MNQFKTLRASSLYCPKCKATQPVYEKLLLVLPDREVYDYLCRRCATSVGSREVTAGTNAPQGLILP, translated from the coding sequence ATGAACCAGTTTAAAACGTTACGGGCATCGTCGTTGTACTGTCCCAAATGCAAGGCTACACAGCCGGTCTACGAAAAGCTGTTATTGGTCCTGCCGGATCGTGAGGTGTATGATTACCTGTGCCGCCGATGCGCGACGTCGGTCGGTTCGCGCGAGGTCACCGCCGGGACGAATGCCCCGCAGGGGCTGATCCTGCCGTAA
- a CDS encoding aldo/keto reductase → MNYRRLGKAGVKLSELSLGSWVTFGDQISDDVAEALMIKAYEGGVNFFDNAEGYASGRSELVMGKILKKLGWPRDTWLVSSKVFFGAAPQPQKPNQYGLSRKHVFEACHAALKRLQVDYLDLFFCHRSDPETPIEETVRVMSDLITQGKVLYWGTSVWTAAEILEAHLVARQYNLVPPAMEQPYYNLLQRGKVEGEYTQLYDRFGMGTTIWSPLASGLLTGKYNEGLPSNARLGLESYGWLRDWIIKPERLEKVKAFCNLAGKIGLKPSVLAIAWCLKNPNVSTVILGASKVQQLEENLQASAAAEQLTPDLMERIEEIMGTKPPEPSNSDNH, encoded by the coding sequence ATGAATTATCGCAGACTCGGTAAGGCTGGAGTTAAACTTAGCGAACTGTCCCTGGGGTCCTGGGTAACGTTCGGCGACCAGATCTCGGACGATGTCGCCGAAGCTTTGATGATCAAAGCCTACGAGGGCGGCGTGAATTTCTTTGATAACGCCGAAGGGTATGCTTCGGGCCGGTCCGAGCTCGTCATGGGCAAGATCCTCAAGAAACTCGGCTGGCCACGCGATACCTGGCTCGTATCCAGTAAAGTTTTTTTCGGTGCGGCGCCGCAACCGCAAAAGCCGAATCAATACGGTTTGAGCCGCAAACACGTCTTTGAAGCTTGTCACGCTGCGTTGAAGCGGCTGCAGGTGGATTACCTTGACCTGTTTTTCTGCCATCGGTCCGATCCCGAAACGCCCATCGAGGAAACGGTCCGGGTCATGTCCGACCTGATTACCCAAGGCAAGGTACTCTACTGGGGCACCAGCGTCTGGACCGCCGCGGAAATCCTGGAGGCGCACTTGGTGGCGCGGCAGTACAACCTGGTACCCCCGGCCATGGAGCAGCCTTACTATAACCTTCTGCAACGAGGCAAGGTCGAGGGGGAATACACCCAGCTTTATGACCGGTTCGGTATGGGTACAACCATCTGGTCGCCGCTGGCCAGCGGTCTGCTTACCGGTAAATACAACGAGGGTTTGCCGTCCAACGCCCGGCTCGGCCTGGAAAGCTACGGCTGGCTCCGCGACTGGATCATCAAGCCTGAGCGGCTGGAGAAGGTGAAGGCATTTTGTAATCTGGCCGGCAAAATCGGCCTGAAACCGTCTGTCCTGGCGATCGCCTGGTGCTTGAAAAACCCCAACGTCAGCACGGTCATTCTGGGCGCTTCGAAAGTCCAACAGCTCGAAGAAAATCTGCAGGCGTCCGCCGCAGCCGAGCAATTAACCCCGGACCTGATGGAGCGCATCGAGGAGATCATGGGCACCAAGCCTCCGGAACCGTCCAATTCGGATAACCATTAA
- a CDS encoding isoprenylcysteine carboxylmethyltransferase family protein: MSVPDGGFVTSRQTLLFKLPVALWLAWIIYWLRAARSAAGTRRSESWQSGVSYRIPLCLGIVLLSLRRLLPPPWSHLLYRAPIQSAIAAVALQGAGLGLTVWARIHLGKYWSATITLKQGHQVIQTGPYARVRHPIYSGLLLALVGTVIWIGTLQSFLGAGLLFGSFIRKLTLEERWLREHLGDEYGRYQQRVKALIPGLI, from the coding sequence GTGAGCGTTCCGGACGGCGGGTTCGTGACCAGCCGGCAAACGTTGCTTTTCAAGCTGCCGGTTGCGCTTTGGCTTGCCTGGATCATCTATTGGCTCCGGGCAGCCCGCTCGGCAGCCGGAACCCGGCGCTCGGAATCGTGGCAGTCAGGGGTTTCTTATCGTATTCCGCTTTGCCTCGGCATCGTGCTTCTGAGCCTTCGACGGTTGCTTCCGCCTCCCTGGTCACACTTGCTCTACCGGGCCCCGATCCAAAGCGCAATCGCAGCGGTGGCCCTGCAGGGGGCCGGCCTGGGTCTGACCGTGTGGGCCAGGATCCACCTTGGAAAATACTGGAGCGCAACCATCACCCTGAAACAGGGCCATCAAGTGATTCAAACCGGTCCCTACGCGCGGGTCCGGCATCCCATTTACAGCGGGTTGCTCCTGGCCTTGGTTGGTACCGTCATCTGGATCGGAACGCTCCAGAGCTTTCTCGGGGCCGGCCTGCTGTTCGGTTCGTTTATCCGCAAGCTAACCCTGGAAGAGCGCTGGCTGCGCGAACACCTGGGTGACGAATACGGCCGTTACCAGCAGCGGGTCAAAGCGCTCATCCCCGGGCTTATCTAA
- a CDS encoding MATE family efflux transporter: protein MPISLESVFQMGFNFVDQIIVGYLGAGAVASVGLSNSIASIALLLYASAGVGAGVMVARAFGRKDMDEVSRVAMAGQVLSGILGLFTAISFVALSQPILQLVGADAQLAEDAKSYFQLYAISTAPMILSSVTSAVFRSLDDSRTPMIITGSAVALNTALGFMLVLGFGPVPKFGVAGAGLATLISQSCRCLALMAILYTGKKELTWLWPGRGSKIIATGRKLVRLTAPIALSEVLWGTSTFIYTVVFTRLGTTALAASQVSMSLENVFIVVSAGFGPAAVAVIGQALGVGSVKAAKASAWQTIRFGLITAVVLGVLYAASSTLLPVLYPKVGKDVLQLAFWGVILMATTQPVKVLSSVLGNGVLASGGDTRFVLIGNLAGTYAVGLPAAIGLGLLAPFGFYGIFAAKILEEVVKMTCFLVRFQTGRWYKSALKEARKKEEEP from the coding sequence GTGCCCATCAGTCTGGAGTCGGTCTTCCAGATGGGTTTCAACTTTGTCGATCAGATAATCGTTGGCTATCTGGGTGCAGGTGCGGTGGCCAGCGTCGGATTATCGAACAGTATCGCTTCGATTGCGCTGTTGCTGTATGCGTCGGCGGGTGTTGGTGCCGGGGTGATGGTGGCTCGGGCGTTCGGACGCAAAGACATGGACGAGGTGTCGCGTGTCGCGATGGCAGGCCAGGTGCTTTCGGGCATCCTCGGGCTGTTCACGGCGATTAGCTTCGTCGCGCTTTCCCAACCCATTCTCCAATTGGTGGGCGCAGATGCGCAGCTGGCTGAGGACGCCAAAAGCTACTTCCAACTGTACGCCATCTCGACGGCGCCGATGATCCTGAGTTCGGTCACGAGCGCCGTTTTCCGGTCATTGGACGATTCCCGAACGCCGATGATCATCACCGGCAGCGCCGTCGCGCTGAATACTGCGCTCGGCTTTATGCTGGTCCTGGGGTTCGGACCCGTCCCGAAATTCGGCGTGGCAGGGGCTGGGCTGGCGACGCTGATTTCACAGAGCTGCCGGTGCCTGGCGTTGATGGCGATTCTTTATACGGGCAAAAAGGAGCTGACCTGGTTGTGGCCGGGACGAGGTTCGAAAATCATCGCGACGGGCCGGAAACTTGTCCGGCTCACCGCACCAATTGCGTTGTCGGAAGTTCTTTGGGGTACCAGCACGTTTATTTATACGGTCGTTTTTACGCGTTTGGGCACCACCGCGCTGGCGGCCAGCCAGGTCTCAATGTCTCTGGAAAACGTCTTTATCGTGGTTTCAGCCGGCTTTGGTCCCGCTGCGGTGGCCGTTATCGGCCAGGCTTTAGGCGTCGGCTCGGTCAAAGCCGCCAAAGCCAGCGCCTGGCAGACAATCCGATTCGGCCTGATCACCGCCGTGGTGCTCGGCGTGTTGTACGCCGCGTCCAGCACGCTGTTGCCGGTGCTTTACCCGAAAGTCGGCAAGGATGTTCTGCAACTGGCGTTCTGGGGGGTGATCCTGATGGCCACAACGCAGCCGGTCAAAGTTCTCAGCAGCGTGCTCGGCAATGGCGTGCTCGCCAGCGGCGGCGACACCCGCTTTGTCCTCATCGGCAATCTCGCGGGTACGTACGCGGTTGGGTTGCCGGCCGCGATCGGGCTGGGACTGCTTGCCCCTTTCGGATTTTACGGCATTTTCGCGGCGAAAATCCTGGAGGAAGTGGTAAAGATGACCTGCTTCCTTGTCCGGTTTCAAACCGGGCGCTGGTACAAAAGCGCCCTGAAGGAGGCCAGGAAAAAAGAGGAAGAACCATGA
- the ribB gene encoding 3,4-dihydroxy-2-butanone-4-phosphate synthase translates to MSFDPIEEVLAGLRDGRIVIVTDDADRENEGDLIFAAEHATPELVAFMVRYTSGVICVPMQGADLDRLDLPLMTRTNRESMRTAFTVSVDAREGISTGISAADRARTIRLLASPGTAAKDFVRPGHIFPLRFQEGGVLSRAGHTEAAVDLVRLAGLRPVGVLAELTNDDGSMARMPDLIRFKQQHGLKLYSIENLIAYRSSREKLIRREEVIRMPTDYGPFELYLYRSLIDDGTHIALVHGDLARKDTALVRVHRENSVQDLFGSRIGDDANVLHRSLERLAQADPGVLVYLRQESRGTPTSLPFTHLPTPDGEDAPPALSKKPLREYGLGAQILADLGVNRLRLLTDSPKKVVGLDGFGLEIIGHVPLHPRADGAG, encoded by the coding sequence ATGAGCTTTGATCCCATTGAGGAAGTGCTCGCCGGCTTGCGCGACGGCCGGATCGTGATCGTAACGGATGACGCCGACCGTGAAAATGAAGGCGACCTGATTTTTGCTGCCGAGCACGCCACGCCGGAATTGGTGGCGTTCATGGTGCGCTACACTTCCGGGGTGATCTGTGTACCGATGCAAGGAGCGGACCTGGACCGGTTGGACCTGCCGCTCATGACCCGCACGAATCGCGAGTCGATGCGAACCGCATTTACGGTCTCGGTGGATGCGCGGGAGGGCATCAGCACCGGGATCTCGGCTGCAGACCGAGCCCGGACCATCCGGTTGCTGGCGAGTCCGGGCACGGCCGCCAAAGACTTTGTCCGGCCCGGCCACATTTTCCCGTTGCGCTTCCAGGAAGGTGGGGTGCTGAGCCGGGCCGGGCATACAGAAGCTGCGGTCGATCTGGTGCGCTTGGCCGGGCTACGCCCGGTGGGCGTGCTCGCCGAATTAACAAACGACGACGGTTCAATGGCGCGAATGCCGGACCTGATCCGGTTCAAACAGCAGCATGGCCTGAAGCTGTATTCGATCGAAAATCTGATCGCGTACCGGAGTTCGCGCGAAAAGCTGATCCGGCGCGAGGAGGTGATCCGTATGCCGACCGACTACGGACCGTTCGAGCTCTACCTTTACCGGTCCCTGATCGATGACGGCACGCACATTGCCCTGGTGCATGGCGACCTGGCCCGCAAGGATACCGCGCTGGTCCGGGTTCACCGGGAGAACAGCGTCCAGGATCTGTTCGGGTCCCGGATCGGCGATGACGCGAACGTATTACACCGTTCGCTCGAGCGTTTGGCCCAGGCCGACCCGGGCGTTCTGGTTTACCTGCGACAGGAATCGCGCGGCACGCCCACCAGCCTGCCGTTTACACACCTGCCGACCCCCGACGGGGAAGACGCGCCGCCCGCTCTCTCGAAAAAGCCGCTGCGCGAATACGGTTTGGGCGCGCAAATCCTGGCCGACCTCGGAGTCAACCGGTTGCGCCTGCTGACGGACAGCCCGAAGAAAGTCGTCGGATTGGACGGGTTCGGGCTCGAGATCATCGGGCACGTCCCCCTCCACCCGCGGGCCGACGGCGCCGGGTGA
- a CDS encoding galactose mutarotase, whose protein sequence is MGRCRLVWPLFSRVTIDDGATIAHHGKTPPMDLYTLTNANGIEARVINYGAHLVSLKVPDRNRHFADVLLGFDRPEEYEQPNPYFGAIVGRYANRIAHGRFTLNGVTYQLATNDRGNHLHGGIRGFDKVFWQGQPSEPAGRGSGVTLTYLSPDGEEGYPGTLRAKVTYVLNDENGLEIHYEATTDQPTVINLTNHAYFNLTDGGRGTIVDHVLTIAGSRFTPTDKASIPTGRVVSVHGTPFDFTRPTPIGARIREENEQLADGLGYDHNWVLDKIGHELSLAATVHDPASGRFMEVLTTQPGIQFYSGNQLDGSVRGKQGTSYQFRSGLCLETQHFPDSPNEPSYPSTVLNPGATYTQTTIYRFSVR, encoded by the coding sequence ATGGGCCGGTGCCGGCTGGTATGGCCCCTGTTTTCACGCGTAACGATTGATGACGGGGCGACGATCGCTCATCATGGGAAAACCCCTCCTATGGACCTCTACACCCTCACCAACGCCAACGGAATCGAAGCCCGGGTCATCAACTACGGCGCTCACCTTGTCTCGTTGAAAGTTCCCGATCGAAACCGCCATTTTGCCGACGTGCTGCTCGGTTTTGATCGCCCTGAAGAGTACGAGCAGCCCAACCCCTATTTCGGAGCGATCGTGGGCCGGTACGCCAACCGCATCGCCCATGGCCGCTTTACCCTGAACGGCGTCACCTACCAACTGGCCACCAACGATCGCGGCAATCACTTGCACGGCGGGATCCGTGGTTTCGACAAGGTTTTCTGGCAGGGCCAGCCTTCTGAACCGGCGGGTCGCGGCTCAGGCGTCACCTTGACTTACCTGAGCCCGGATGGAGAGGAAGGGTATCCCGGGACCTTACGGGCGAAGGTCACTTACGTTCTCAACGACGAAAATGGGCTCGAAATTCATTATGAAGCGACGACCGACCAGCCGACCGTGATTAATCTTACCAATCACGCCTATTTTAATCTAACCGACGGGGGCCGCGGAACCATCGTCGATCACGTGTTGACGATCGCCGGCAGCCGCTTTACCCCGACGGACAAAGCCTCCATTCCGACCGGCCGGGTCGTAAGCGTGCACGGTACCCCGTTTGACTTCACCAGACCCACCCCCATCGGCGCACGAATCCGGGAGGAAAATGAGCAGCTTGCCGATGGCCTCGGGTACGATCACAACTGGGTTCTCGACAAAATCGGCCACGAGCTTTCGCTGGCCGCAACGGTTCATGACCCGGCTTCAGGACGGTTCATGGAGGTGTTAACAACCCAACCCGGAATTCAGTTTTATTCCGGGAACCAACTTGACGGCTCGGTCCGGGGTAAACAAGGGACCTCTTACCAGTTCAGGTCGGGGCTTTGCCTGGAGACCCAACACTTTCCTGATTCACCCAACGAACCTTCGTATCCCTCAACGGTCCTGAATCCGGGAGCGACGTACACCCAGACCACCATTTACCGTTTCTCGGTCAGGTAG